The region TCAAGCTCTGTGTTAGTGCccatgtgtgaaaaaaaaaaaaaagagagaaacaagctGCAGCAGCACTGTCCATACCACACACCATGCAGCAGGGTGTATGGACTGAAAACAAGACCCATGAAGCCTCTCCTGACCTGAGCTACCCAATTCTAATGCTGAGGCTCAGAACCAGGTTGGTGGATCAAAAGCAACTCCAAGATAAATCTTGAAAATCGTGAGACGTTTTCATAGTCTCAAAAATCAGGGTTTGAATCTTCTTTCAGTGTTCACTCCCTTCAAATACACCAAACACGTTTGACTTTCTTCCCTGCTGAACTCCGAACACTACTGTCCTATTTTTCTGGCATCCTGCACGGCTTTCAGAGCACTGTGATTCAGACAGTGTCACCCACGTGAGGAGATGATTTCACCAGTAAACAGCAACGTTGTGAATTACTTCCCATCATAAATAATGTTTCCAACTCAGGTGAATGCCAAGCAATAGTAATAGGGTGAAGAACCCTTAATCTACTTAAATCTCAAGAAATTATTAATTGGACTGACTCCTGAAAGTACATAAATGAGATGAGTGGGACAATAAAATCTGTTAGCTCTTAAGGCAGATTTTATTACAGAGCCAGTGAAATGACATTTCACCCACTGCATGGATGCACCAGGGAATGCCTTTACCATAACATGAAAGCCTACCATGGCAAGGTGCTGGCAGTTCCACTGTTAAATGACACAAACATGCTGATCTGCCGCAGTCCAGTGCGCCAGCAGCAGGTATAGCCAATACTCCAGCAAGTGTCGTGATTTGACTCCCTGACACCTTTCCTCTCCTGTAAGTTCCTGTGCCCTCCAGTcctgctctctgtgcctcaatttctgaATCTGATCAATACACAGAACTAAACTCCCTCTTAACCTCCTTACCACCCTGGGAGTCTTACCCAAAGAAGAACGTGCTTCTTGTCCTTGGTTAAGGGAAAATGCACATCTAAAGAGTGATGGGAAACTCCTCTGGGAGGGCGTCCTTGGCTTACCTCCAGTCTCAATGCAGGGATATGACGGAGGAGGTTCTCTCCAGTTCCCACTGGAATCTTTCATGTGAGATCGGTCTGAAGCAAAGTTCTTCAAATAGGAGTCTGCACGGATCACTCTAAACTTCCTGCACATAAATCCACATTCATTTATGTCACAGTTGAAATTTTAACTCAATTCTCACAGACTCATGTTCTACGACACGCACAAAACTATGCAGGCATTTTTGTACTATGAGtgatacacaaatatatatgcagCTACATGCAGTCTTACTACCTATTAGAAACACCATGAGAAATGATCAGCTGAAATCCCAAACTGTAAAGGCATGGAAATATACCCAGCTGCCTTTACTTATTCAATTGTATATTAGGGGCAAAGGGCGTAGTTTTTAGGTAATGCCATCACAGCCCTCTCAATTTTGGCATCATAAGGcacccagctccccctccccaccccacccaaaacCAAAAGTATGAAAGGAATCCCCAAAATgacttttagaaaatgtttttggaTCTCATCACACAGATCTATAAAAGACTGCCAACCTTTTATACAGTGGACAgcctttaaaactttaaaactttaaaacatctCGAATCTTCTGAGCAGCACATCACTCTCAAATACCAAGTCAATGGTGAAGCCAAGACAAGGGATCTTCGCAAAAACAAATGTACAAACAAAATAGCTCTGTACAGCTGTCAAGGTCTAACTTCAGAAAGTAGGTAAATCCATCTTGAATTTCCTCACCTTCTGAACTGTGGATGGATGTCCTCGTCAGACTTAAAGGCATCCTCCACGTAAGTATCAAAGGGGCAGGGAAATGGCAGGACAGTGTCGAGATCATAGATGAAGCTCTGTCCTCCACTTGAAACATGAAGCAAGACAACATGGTAATCCTAGAAGTAAAAGTTGCTGAAGTTAACCAGGTTACTTTACGATGGTATGTTCCAAGGTTATAGTAATAATACAGATACATCAACAAAAATGGATACAAGACTATTACAGCCCTCCTCATaacagcaaaacaaagcaaacacaaaaccctgaaaacagcccaaatgtccagtGACAGGGAACAGTTATCTTAAATAAGTACTGGAAATGTTCCTGTACATTGAACATATACCCTTGGAAATAACAAGTtcatatggtatagcacaggacactatattcaatatcctgtagtaacttatggtgaaaaaggatatgaaaacgaatatatgtatgttcatgtatgactgaagcattgtgctgtacaccagaaactgacacaacattgtaaactgactatgcttcaataaaaaaaatacatatataaatgtatacccTCTGACTCAGCAATTTTACCCCTAGGAATCCATTCTGTAGAAAAACGGCTATCTgcatgtaaatgtatatatacaaagaaaaatctctgcagcactgtttataacagTGAAAACTCAAAAACAACTGAAAGTCCACAAAGAGGAGAATGATGAACAAACCACAATACAGCCATAGATGGGGTACTACacagctgcaaaaaaaaaatcaagtaaatgtCTGTGGAAATTGGATTAAGTCCATGTAATACAGTTGGACAGAAAAAACAAACTGCAGaatatgcattatatattatttttgaagcCATTTGTGTATAAAGACAGACGTGTGCATTCAGAAGGACACATGCATGCTCATGAGCAGAGAGGGAGACGTCAGCAAGGATCTCTTCCACACCATTAACAAAGGGGATGGCCTGAGGTGAGCCTGGAGAGGAGAAGGACTTCACTGTTTCTCAGTCAGCCGAGCCCTAATCTGCAGCCATTAAGGGAAGATACAGAGAGCTTCTCCCACACAGCTGGGTCCCTGTGTGCAGGTGAATTCTCAAGCTCACTCCCAGGTGCCGGGCACTGCGCAAGCCAGCCAAGGGCTGGAAGGGATGTCAGGGAGGTTATCAAGGGCGGTCTGGTGTTCATCATTCCTCCGGAGAAAAACGCTCTCACAAAGAACAGCATTGCAAGATAAAAAGTTCATCACATTAGCAATACCATCTTACGTTTCTAGTACTTCAGAGCTTACAAAGCAGTTCCTCATTGTTTCATTTGCCCCTGTGAGGCGGGGAAGGTGATTAATTGAGACTAGAGATATGGTACCAACAGAGCCTAAAGTGCTTCCTTTGGCTCAAATTCTGTCTTAGTAAAGCAGAAATGGCATCAGGAATGAATGCTTACTCGCTGTAGTCCCCTTAGTGCACCCGCCCCTTCAGATAAATGAACTAAGAGCTGCTCCCCTGCACCGGAGCAAGATTTCCTTCCCCCAGGGTTGTTCACGTTATTCCGCTCCACCTGCACAACCTCCTCCGCCGCTCTGCCGTCTCCCTCACTCAAGCTCCAGCTCAAATGCTTCTTCCCCAGtgagcccttttttttttctcccactccagCCAAAAGAAGCCTCTGCCTTACCCAAGATCTGTTTCTCTCCTGACATCTTCTACCTTGTGttatagtttttttaaagtacatactCCCTATTGTTTGTGAGAAACTGTGCTGCTGAAATACAAATACCAAGATGAGAAAGACAAGTCCTTACCCTCCAGGGGTTCCTGGAGAAGGGAGCGGGGAAGGCAAGTCCACTGTTGCAGAAGTGAGATGATGAGGTAAGAtaggtgcgggggggggggggggggaatgcaGGGAAGGGCGCCTGAAGTCAGATCACCGGGTTCAACCTCAGCCCCTCCACTAACtagcctgtttcctcttctataaaatagagataactgTCGTGTTTACCTCATGGTATGACTGAGCGAATTAATGAGATTATGCATGTAAATACTCGGCCTTTTTCAAAGCCAAccagcaagggggtgggggaagggggcccAAGTGCCAAGCAGAGTTTCACTGAGGAAGGGCTGCCATCACGGCATCCTGCCTGAAGGGGCGGGCTCTCCAGAAACAAGACACCTTGTGGAAAGGCATAAACAAGGAATATCTTCTGGTTAGCTCAGGTCCAGATGCCTACGCACCATGTGATTGACGCGCTCTAGGGGAAGCAGTCCTCAACCCGGAATCACCCTCATGGCAGAGATGGGGAGCCAAGGACTCCCCTCCAATGGGAGGACGGGAGCctaacccaggtctgcctgactccgAGCCTGCACTCCTGACCCAGCACTGCAAGATGCTGGCTTTCATGTTAGAGCAGCGGATCCCCTGCTGGCGAAGGAAGCAAGAGCATCTGCTCCGTGAGACCAGGGATTATAGTCTACTGCGCACTCAATAAATACacgttaaataaatgaatgaagccaATTCAAATGATATCTTATCTTAAATAAGTATCAGAAACTTGAGGTTTACTACATTATCACGAATAGAGTTTTTCTTTTACCTTATCTTCATGTTTATTAGCATAAGCAATTCCATTCTTCAAGGGGTCAGGTTAGGGTGACGTACAGATGTGAGCTGGAAAGGACCCAGTCCTGCCACTAACCAGCTAGATGACCCTGAGACTCACTTTGCCTTTCTGGGCTTATTTCTTTGCCTGAAAAATGAACACGTTGCAGCAGATCCATGTTTTTCACATGCCAGTCATGTTCACTCCGGAGTTTGCCAAGAACACTAATTCCTGAACCGAATCTAATTTCTGATCAACTAGATAAGAAACCTATACTTTTAACACAATCTCTGGATAATTCTGCTGTGCAGCTGGACTAGACACTGCTAAAGTCCCTTCCGGTGCTAAACAGACAAGAGTCTAGATCAGAAATATATCAGCCACATCAgccattttaaattattcctacaataacttcaaaattaaaagaaaacgtGCCCGTAAGTACTTCTACCTTAGGCCAAATAACATCTATTCTCAAAAGATCAAATTATTAGTAATTATCATAATCGTTCTCTTCTGCCCAATCTCTTTGGTAAAACAGAGATGCATTAGGAGCTGTCCGTGCTGACCATCTTACCCAGATCACAGGTCCATCTCCAGGTCTTGCCTGTTGTTTCCAGATAGGTATctacaaaatacaataaatttcATAAGCCACAACTTCAGTTACACCACTACTAAATTCTTCAACGCaatgaaatgacaagaaaaaataaaatatttctaagcaaCCAACAGTCaaggtgaaagaatgaatggataagaagAAATCCAAATCCTTCCAAGTGTCCTTAACAATGAAGGAGCAATAATTAATTATACGATGTTCTCTGGAGAGTAGCAAGAGGCCTGAACTAGGAATCAGGAGGTTCCAGTCTTGCTTTCCCATTTAATTATTCATGGGTTCTCCCTgagtctctatttcctcatctataaaatggagacagcTCTCTGAATTTTGTCTACTTCACAGGGTTTCCACTGGGATCAAACAAGATGATGCCTCCAAAGGTCctttacaaaatacaaagaaggaCTTACTTTTAATACTTCATATAAGTTTCCTGTAGTTCCATTAAAACTCCAGAAACAAATCTTTACTTCAAACCTGAGACTATGTGCCTCTAATCTAAGCAATTTAAAAAGCTCTAATCTAATACCTAATAATAAAGAAAGGggatttaattttcataaacatACCATCACATATTTCCTTACCTACAAGTAAGGGACTAAACTACTAACTCAACCATGTCctggtaagaaaaaaatctcatccaaaaacaaaCTTtagtgggagggtacagctcagtggtagagtgcatgcttagcatgcatgaggtcctgggttcaatctctagtaccttttttaaaaaaataaaaagttaaaattaaaaagtaaaaattcttaaaaagctttaaaatgttgCTGCATTTTACAAAGCACACTTTAGAACAGTGCTAAACCCAAAACTCACTCTCTATTTAGCTTCTAATGTCATCCtaaatttcttgttttctttctgcaatCACTCACCAACTTACCATCTTCCTCTCATTAGATATGAAAACAGCATAACACTCTTCTAAAGGATACTGGTCATGGTTTTTGATGTATTCACAGagcttccaaatattttcttcactgaaataaaataattgtttaatcaATATAATTAAGCAAGAACAAACACTGTGTCTTTCAAATTTGAACAAAAGATTGACAATGACAGAAAAAGGTTGGAAGAGACCTTAAACACCATCTCATCCAACAACTAACAGCAGAATGTCCTCTAAAACATCCCCAGCAAGCTGTTACCAACCTATACTGTGTGTTTGGACCCCTCTGTAGACATACAGCTCATTACCTCCCTCAAGAGTGCTGGCGCGTGGAGGCATTTTATAACTGATCAAATGAATCAATATTCTACAagttttgtatagcacagggaaatatatacaagatcttgtggtagctcacagcgaaaaaaatgtgacaatgaatatatgtatgttcatgtataactgaaaaaatgtgctctacactggaatttgacacaacattgtaaaatgactataactcaataaaaaaaagttataaaaaaaaactaaaatgcaaaagaaaaattgtataaGCTTTGAGTCCAGGGACTTGATACAGCTGGAATTCCAACTCAGCCATTTACAAAGTAAGACATTTTAGACTCTTGACTTCTCTGTGTATCTGATTTTGTCCTCTGTAAAATAGGCATATTCTTAGCACAAACACTGAATAAATCTTAGTTAACATTGGTTTCCTGCCTCCCTTAGGAACCAGGCAGGATGGGTGTCTGGGGTAGGAGGGCTCCTGCCTGGAAAGGATTGTGACAGTGACATGATATGTCCAGGAATTCTTTTGGACAGAGCCCCTTATGAGTGGGATTCCCTGAGCCCCTCTGGTATGAAGGGGGTCCTGACTTTTAGAAAGCTCTTTCTCACGTGGAACTGAAATCTATCTTCCTTATAGCCCCACCCCTCTCTTCCATAGAGAGACCTTAGCTATTTGAAGCAGTGGTCAGAACTGCCCAAGTTAAAGCAATGCCCAGTGCATCAAACCAAGCCACGCTGGTAGCCACAGTCACACTCCAGCACAGGCAAGCAATCACCCCTGTAGTATTCACAGCTCACCTCTGGGTTCCTGTCTGTTTACTAACCAGCCACACAGCACCTTTGCTCAAAATAAGCTACACCAACACTCTGATCCCACAAGTAACTCTATTTGTCAAAACATAATTTCCAGCCATTTACAACATGCTACCTGAAAATGAGACAAGGCACAAACGTCACCAAGGGCTACCACCGTTTTGTGGAAAGACACTTTCAATTCTGTCTCGCTTTGGTCTCAACGCTGCGCACAACTAGGTTTAAAGTACCAAAGTTGAGCATCTGTATTCTTCTCCTGTGATTCTGTTTTTCCCTAAAATATCTAAGAAACCTTATGGAAGAAAATGGTAGAGGTAACAACAGGAGATTGCTACTAATTCCACAGGATGTGTAGCATGGAGGAACAAAATTATACTGCTTCAATATGACATGTAACAGGTAGTAGCTAAAATTTTTCTACTCTAGATGTTCTAAGACCAAGTTTTGAGAAGACATTTTGTCTGTCCAGCCTGTAGACGTTTTGGAGAGTTGACCATAAACAAGAGCCTATGATGTAtaaagcactgtgctaagtacttggAGGACATCATGATAAATCACAGCTCACAGATGGTGAGAGGAGCCATACAGATCCATAAATAAGTGAGCATCATAGAAAGCCATAAAAGATGCACAGAGAAAGCACAGCCGAGGGAGTCATTAATTTTGAGGGATACAGGAAGATGGAGGAGGTATAGGTCAGTGGGTGCTCCTTATCtgttccccttcccccatcccaagGGTGGGCATAGAATTAATGTTAAAAGTTTGTGAATCCCTATGTACCACAAGAACTACTGGTAGGCTGAATACACATGTGGTTTGGACATACTTTGCCTATTATTTTTCCAATACTGTGAATGTTACACAGAGGAAAAAGCTATGTGGCCTCAGGCAAATTGCACCCTGTGTTTCAATGTGctcacctttaaaatggggataacaacagTACCGCCCTCCTAGTGTAATTGTGGGGCTCAAATGAATTCGTTTACATAAACGTCTCAGAAAAATGCTTGGCATATAACAAGTGATATGTGTAAATGTTAACTGCTATTACAGTGACTACAAGGTGGTTAAGATCCTGGTTTCTGGTACAACAGGGCCTGAATTAGACTCCAGGCTACTATTAGCTGGATGACCTTGGGAATGTTACTGCAAAATCTCTGTTCCTCCCTTCTCCGCCAAAATTAAAATGACCTTCATATCAGTGTGAAACCACACAGGATGCAACAGAATAATTTCCAAAGGGTCTCTGCGCTCCAACTCCCTTTTCTGGCCCTCCAGCACTGAGATCTGCTGAGATATGTCCAGGCGAAAAGCGTCACGCATAAGTAATGCACCACTGACCCTACCACTCCTGACGAATTCTTCCTTCAACCCGTAGCCAAATGCCCACCTCAAGAAATGAGGGCTGCCGTtcccgctccctcctccccccacagcGGAAAACCCGCCAGTCGAGGCCCAGAGCTCTCCCGGGAGGGGCCGGGAAGAGGCGGGGAGATGCCGGGGGCTGCCCCGCGCCCCCTCACCAGTAGCAGCTGTTGTAGACACAGGCGTCCCGCGGGGGGCTGGCCGGCTGGTAGTGGGCGGTTGCGGCGGCGGCAGGGACATCCCCTTCCATGGCGGGCCTGGTCACGGGCCTGATGCCGAGAGACTGGACCTGCCCAGCGGGCGGGCGGGCTCCGGGGGAGGGGCCGGCACACCACGAGAGGCTCGGGTTCTAGAGTCGCAGCCCTAGGTGGCCGCAGGCGTTCCCAGGTGATGGGCCCTGGGACGCGGTAGGCGGAGCCTGAGCAAGCGAGCGGCGCGGCAACCCTGAGAGCGGAACTTGAGGCGCCCGTGGCCGAAGCTGGGAGGGTGGAGCCAGGGGTTCAGCGGGCTGGCGCGGACGGCTCTGGGTTGGTCGTGCACGTTCTGGTGGGCGGAGCCTGGGCGAGGCGAGCGGCGCGACGTCCCTGCGTGCAAAGCGTGGGGCGGGGTGGGCGGAGCTCGAGGCTCGCGGTGCGGGTGCCGAGAAGGTGGAGCCAGGGCTACATGGGCGGAGCCAGCTTTGTAAGAGCGGCGTGTTCACAGTGGGCGGAGCCCGGGGAGAGGAGGACTGCGTGGTTCCTGCTGGGCGGAgcctgggcaggtgggtgggaccAGGCGGGCGGTGCAGGATGCTCGCGTTCCTAGTTGCGGGGCGGAGCCGGGCGTGCTGGAGGCTTCGCTAACAGCGGGGTTCCCGTTAGCTTGGGAAGGAAAGAGGTCAGCGGAGGGCCGCTCCGGAGAGGAGTTGGGGAAGGGTTGGAGTTGGTAAACAGTGCTTCGTGAGTCTCTCAAAGGAGTCTGAGACCCTGTAACCAATTGTGGCAAATGAGACTCGGAGGACTCCACGTGTGCAAGTAAAATAAGAAGGCCTTGTGTGTGAAAAACAAGGGTTTAGCACTTtgagcctggagggcaggggaggggcggaGGGCGGATGTGCCCAGAGAAGATGGTGGATGGTGgggtgatttttttcactttttagtcATGCCTTTAATACTATTATCATGTTAAGTAACTCAGCCTGTCTCTACCTCTGTCACGAGCAGCTCCGTGACATAGATCTTGTCTTGAGAGGTAGGACAAATTAATAATAGTCAAACTCTGGCTCAAATCTTCTCTCAGCTACTTACTATCCTGTACGACCTTGGACAAGACACCAAGTTTTTTGTGTGtcaatttctttgtaaaatgagaataatgaaagTAGAGCATGTACGTAATGGTGCTGTAGCAAGCACCAAATAAACTAATCTCTGCAGaacacttagcatagtgcctggcgcCATAGAAGTACCCTATGTAGTAAACAACTACAGAATTTTGCAGTTATGATTATTATCCTTGTATACCTCTGTAAACAGTATAAGCACTGTGACTGgcataaatctttgttgaattaatggctttgttttattagaacacaggtGAGTTtactatcacacacacacacacaaaacccgaaatgtagtggcttaaataagatacaaaaacattttttatttaacagcCTGAAGGTTGACATTCCAGAGCTGATAACACTGTCTCCACAGTGTCTGTTACCCAGGCTCCTAAGATTTTGCTGGAGGGCCATATCTAGAGTGTTGCTCTGGCCCACATAGTTGAAGAATGCTCACCACCATATCTACTGTGATTGCATTCTGGCCAGCAAAATCAGGGAAAAGGAGTAGTAGTGGAAGTAGTGGAAGGTTTAAGAATAAAACCCACAAGTTgtacacatcacttctgctcacattccacTGACAAAGATAATCACAAGGTCGCACCCAGGAGTAAGGGAGATTAGGAAATGTAGGGTTTATTCTGGGCAGCCCAGCTAACCTTCGAGTGTCTCAAGCAGGAGAGAATGAATATTAAGAGAGCCAGCAGTCTCTGCCATAATGTGCTTTCTTTATGCTTCTAAACTTTGTCTTATaagcagaaattatttttaaatagatcatattttaaaaatacataggatTGCACggtaaagattaaaaaaggaTATGGTTTCAGAGGAGTAGGAAGTACATAGAATCAGATTCTGGCATACAAACGCCAGTGATCTGGATGTGGAAGAAATAAGGACATGCACTCAGAGAAGCCAATACCCAATGAAATCAGGATGTTAAAGAGCAGGGGGTTTGGAGGAGGAACacataacaaaggaaaatataaaaaagggcCACAGACGTGAAAGGGGAGATTCAGGAAGTCTACGGCACATGATACACTAAGGTTTAATAACAAAAGGggcttttgttttgggggggagggggtattTTAATGCGCGATATTAAGAGCTAGAAGAAAAAGCATGAGATAATCCCTTGAGACCACATGATATGATGGGATCagacaactgaaagaaaacagaaatacctAATGTCTATTCTCTATCAAAGAAAATGATCTTCAAGctgtaaagaataaagaaaatagcaGTAAGAGGAAATTAAAGCCAAGATAGGTGCAGTGGGAAAAAGCACCCAGTTGCCTTAAATGGGTTAAAAATCTTTAGATTACAGATGAATTATATTCCAGCATACTGAAAGAGCTTTACATTGTGAccccaggggagggtatagctcagcggtagagcacgtgcttagcatgacgaggttctgggttcagtccccaatgtctccattaaaaacaacatgGTGACCCCAAAGCCTTTCTTATGGATCTTTTAGAAAATATGTTGAGGGAGATGACATAAGACTAAATATGAATAGTTGCTGTTTTTggtttcataaaaagaaaaaaaaaagatacatatatattccagACACTATACCCTGGTGAACTTGATGTCTATTCCTAGTATGACTTGTGACCATGAAAAAAAGGTGATTATTTGGAGGCCCTTCCTGGTTTGCCAAGCCTACTTCATGCCAAGTGGACCTCATTTCATattattggaagaattaattgaTTGTTAAAATACGGTTATAGCACAAACAATATAATTTGCTTCTAACGAAGCATGTGGTAGTCATGACTTGCTAAGTTAAAAGTCAAGGCAGAAAGGCTGTTTATGAGCCTGTCGAACAGGAAGGACACTGAAAAGGCTATCACAGTCAAAGGATGAGCTGCAGAAACCAGGGTCTCAAGGGACCAGAAGCAGAATTCACTTCCCCAGGCTTTCTTGCTCACTATCTCTGCCTGCTTCTCAGTGCTTGGCTTCATTCTGAGGTGACTTCACTTCTTGCTAGTGAGAGGATGGCCACTGGCAGCCccatattcatattttctagGCTTGGCAAC is a window of Camelus ferus isolate YT-003-E chromosome 25, BCGSAC_Cfer_1.0, whole genome shotgun sequence DNA encoding:
- the WDYHV1 gene encoding protein N-terminal glutamine amidohydrolase, whose amino-acid sequence is MEGDVPAAAATAHYQPASPPRDACVYNSCYCEENIWKLCEYIKNHDQYPLEECYAVFISNERKMIPIWKQQARPGDGPVIWDYHVVLLHVSSGGQSFIYDLDTVLPFPCPFDTYVEDAFKSDEDIHPQFRRKFRVIRADSYLKNFASDRSHMKDSSGNWREPPPSYPCIETGDSKMNLNDFISMDPEVGWGAVYSLSEFVHRFGSQNY